The sequence TTGATTAGGAACACAAGAATTACTAGAAAAAGGTCTACTACTTGAACTACTAGACCATGAATTAGTAGAATTAGTGTTAACTCTATTATTAACCATCTTCCCTTTGAAATTAGGAGGATAGCCAACAACTTCATAACACCTATCTACTGTATGACCAAACTTTAGACATTTAGTACATTTAAGATTCATATTTGGACCTCTATTGTTATTTCTCTGAAAACTGTTATTAAAATTTGCAGCATTAGATACAGTTTTAGAAATAAAAGCAGAATTTTGACTCTTATGAGATGATACAGAAGCAAAAGAAGACCTGTGTGATTCTTCTCTTGAAAGAGTTGCATATGCAGTTTTTATAGAAGGTAAAGGTTCAGTAGTTAGAATAATACTTCTTATTTGTTGATATTTATCATCAAGACCCATTAAAAACTGCCACAATTTGGTCATATCATTATGATCTTGTAGTTCTTTAGCAGTTTTACATGTGCACTGAGGAATATGCACAATAGATTCATACTGCTTCCATAATCCATTGAGTTTGTGGTAATAGTCAGACAATGGTGAACCATTTTGGGTCAAAGAGTTGATCTTTTGATGTAGATTGAAAACTACAGAGCCATCCACTTTATCATAAGTTTCTTTTAAGTCTGTCCATACTTCTGAAGCAACTTTTGAAAAAATTTGACCAAGATAAAGCTCTTCAGACACAGAGTTTAAAATCCAGGACAGTACAACAGAATTACATATGTCCCATTATTTTGCAAGAATATCATCATCTGTAGATCTAATACATGTTTTATCTATAAATCCAATTTTATTTTTGGTTTCAAGTGCTAAAGTCATAGCACCTGACCAGACTCTGTAATTTTCAGTCCCCATCAATTTAATAGAGATAAGTGGAGTACTGCTAATATCACTAGGATGCAAATAAAGTGGATCCCTAAAATCCAATTTACTAATGAGAGTGTCACTAGTATCCCCCATAATAACAGAATCAAAGACACACAAATTAACAAGTAAACAGAATTAAAAAACAAATAGGAGAATAATAACAAGCACAAAGAAAAAACAAGAAACACAGATTCAAAGATACAGAATAAACAGATATTAATCAGACAAGAAAAAAATAAGATTCAGAGATTAAAAGATACTACCAAAGCAATTTTAACAGCCCTGCAAAAAAGAGttagaacaaatttatatataaaggAGAGAAGAAGGCTCACAGTGGGAGCAATAGATTCAAAGAGTAACAGAAGAAACGAGACAATAAGCAGCGGAAGAGAAAAACACCAGTAACTAGGGTTTGAAGAAACCCTAATTTTCCAAACACAGAGAGAACATCAATTAATCTTCAGATTAACAACCGTAGTAGCCCACACACACTTAGATCAACCTTCGTGATCCAAAAGAAGAACAGAATTTGAAGATTTTTCCAACAGATCTTGAAAAATCCCAAATCGAACAAAGAAACCCTAAATCGATTCACCACCAGAGAAATCGTTGAATATAAACAACGAAGAAGATTATCAGAGTccttaacgctctgataccatctaaaaGACTATGAATCAATCCAAAGATGAACACAGACAAATTCTTTAACAATTGCAGTAATAATAATCAGAACTTCTTCAATCACTTAAAATCACAAGTGTATCTCAATAAGAACACTTGCAAGAACACAGAATATAACGATTTGTTATTCACCAAAGTGATGAATTACAGAAACCCTAATTTGAGTTAACAGAAGTCGAGAGAGAATAAAAGCTGCCAGAATAATAGAATGAAAGtctcttaaccctaaattgggatataactatctatatataataaattaataaattaaataacacTAACAACCCTTTATATACAATATGTACATAAAAGGCCCTTCAACTCTCTTAAAATATGCAAGTAGCTTTATTTCTTGAAAGAATCCAGAAATCTATCATCATATCAACAACCATCATCATATCTCTATAAATCTCTtgctctaatcatcatcatcatgcactCACCAATCATATCTATCATAAAAAACATTTCAAGTTAGTATATGCAAGAGATTAAGCAAGCTTGGATGATACATTACCTTGATATTCCAATAGAACCATTCCGAGTTTAAACAGTATTTCAACCATTAATCATCTAAATTTTATATTTTATCCTCCTAAAATCATATACGGAACACTTAACAAAATGTATATTAAATTTTTATTCATTAACATGCTACTAAGAAAATTTTACCCAATTCATACCGTCCTTTCAAAATGATTATTAAACAGCATATTTTAATTCAGAATTAAATTTATTAGAGACTTTAAATCGTTCAGATTACGAACCATTCATCActgaatcattcagttttatcaaatgcAACCTTAATTTATAATTAAGGCTTTTCACGTTGAAATGAAATCCATGGGTTTGTTGTTAGCACCAACTTCAGTATACTTTTGTAGCTTAATACGTTATCTTTCTACGTAATCTCTGAGATTTCAAATCTTGTCTTCCCGCATGTGCATCGTCGTTTTCGGCTACAAGTGATCAAGATTCCTATTTCTTTATTCGTTCATTCTTTTATGTTTCCCCTTCATCTTCTTTCCCTGACGGGTTGTTGGATTTCGAAAATTCTGCAATGTTTTTCATGTCGTTACCGTAGTTTTTAGGTAGCGAGTATGGTATTTTCACTAGTATTCGAGGTCGGTGGCAGGGACGTGTTTGGGTGACTATCTTCACTTCTAGGTGATGGTTATCTTTCACTCAAACCTCGTTTTGCGTTTTCCCGGTGGAGACTTCGGATTTCCTTTTTTCCAGAACCCCTAAATTTTCGACTTCTTTTAGACCGAAATGCTCTTTTGTGGATGTAGGTTGTTTGGGTGGTGGTTTCCTGAGTGTTTCCCTTGGTTTTTTATTTACAGGTTTCTCCGGTTACATTCGATCACCATAGTTAGCACACGCTTTTCAACCGGTGGTGATGGTTGTTGGCGGAGTTAACTCATCAGTATTGGTTGATTTGGTTTACATGTTTCTTATTTGGTTATATGGTCCCAAAGGTGTTTGGTTTGTGTTCACGATAGTACTTCTAAACTTGATCCCCTTCTCCTCCTCATGTCGCTGTTTTGTTCTAAATCTCCTACCATCGTGCTTCGCCTTGTGTCGATGCTCTTATTCTGGACGCTACCTCGTAAGTCAAGATGCTTTTTCGGTGTTCATTTGTCCGTTTTAGACATATTGTTTCATTAAGTTAAAACAAGTATATGTACGTATCTAACTAACCTACTAAATTAAACTATATCTTAATCAAGTCGAAAACAAACAAAACTACTTGGTAAACAATCTACATGTTATACTGTCATCACTTAAATATACATAAACTTTCAACTCATTTcacatatttatattttatatgaagCTAATTTTCCTACAAATTACCTTCTTATCTGCTTAAAAAATAGTAAACCTGAATCATCTACAAATGGGAAAGTCTCCACACTAAGAAAATGGGATTAGCTGTGAAAGAAAAAACCTGACATTCATTTTTTTCACGTATATTCATAGCTGAGTCTACTAAAAGGGCGAACGCCTTATATGTTTACCTTATCGGTTAATAAACCTAAATCATCATGTTTATGTATAAATTGATTTATATTACCGTGTCCCTGTCCTCTCAACAGATTGCAACCTCAAGAAAGCTATGCTTttgtattataaaagataacagtaCAAAAACCTTGAAACCATTTCACCTCAGTATTGCATTTGTTGAAAATAATTCACATACAAATTTTCAAAATTTGACACTAAATATGATGCTAGGCTTCCTTCCTTACTTGTTTGTATTGATTTCATAACATTTGACTCTATACTTGTGACCACCTCCAGAAATAACTTTCAGGAAGTAGCTTTCTGTCTCATCCATTTTGTAGCAGACCACTTCTCACCCGAGAGAACCTCACAACCTCCATGAATACTGTCGGGGTCCGATTCTCCATCAAGTCCCTGCAAGTAACCATAACACAGTATATAAATCATATAAACAGAAAACAATGTTTTAAATACTTTAAAGTTTCAAAGTGTCAAAAAATCAAATCACAAAACAATTGTTTATTGTCAAGTACTAAATCAAATTCTGATTATAAAGATTTGAGATGTCTAGAGGAACAAACCATGCTCCAAAAAAGTACAGCATCTCCTTTATTCGGTTTAACACAAAGTCCCTTCACCATTTTTCCACCACAACTGCATTCACCGGAAACAGCCTGACATTCATACAAGTTGCGCACATCTGTGCAGTTAGTAAAACATACTGTATATGATATTGACAAAATTATGcagatagtccctgtggtttgttcatATTTGCGGGTATAGTCCCTAAACTTTTTTTTTTGCACTGGTAGTCCTCATGGTTTGCAATTTTTGCGCGGACACAGATTTGCAGGTATAGTCATCATGGAGGGACTATCCGTGCAAAAATTGCAAACCATGAGGACTATTAGTGCAAAAATAGTTTAGGGATTATATCCACAAATTTGAACAAACCAAAGGGACTATCCACGTAATTTTTTCTATGATATTTGATATTCTTTGGTAAACACTCTTTGTAGGTACACTAAAGAGTGTCTGCTTGGTTGTTTCTTATTATATGTGAACTCCATGATAatcaaatacacacacacacacacactgttACGAAGATAGAACATAGGCAAGTGAAGAGGAGAATTCAACACTTACCTTAGGAAAAAAAGTTTCACCCCCTTCAACATTATCAGTCAAATACATCAACATCGTCGCTACTCTTTGACCACCACGCTTCAAGTTGAACTGCAAGGAAATATACCTCAGCCTTATCAAGTATCCCAAAAGATTGAATGGCAAAGCAGGTTGACTAATTGTAGTAACATACATAGAATACCAAAACGTAAAAATTTAATTACCGTATCAGAGAAATAGTCATGATGTGGTCGGTAAAACTGATTTGGTTCGTACCTGTGCCTCTGTAGATGTTAGTTTTAATATTGAAAAATGTATTAGTATTCTTGTGAATAACTACCAATTAAGAACTCAACAAAAATCACCAACCTTAACACCTGAATGAGTTCACCATTTTCAGCTGGAATTTGAGAATATGTAGCAATACGTTTCTCAATGGCCTGATTATCCACATAAATAAGGTATGGTATTGTTCAATTGTACTAAAACTGTAAAATGATGATTGAAAAatacgtgtttgtgtgtgtgtgtacatataTACAATCTGATGAGAGCATACTAATACTAACATGTATCATTGGATGCTTCCTCTCTTCATGATTTAAAAACATGCCTGAACTTGTTCGAACATTACTTTTGACTCCCTATTTAAGATAAAAACATTCAAATACTAAATCAGCTGCTTATGCACTCCAACAAAAGTGACGGTTGATTATTAACAAAAAGAAACCATTTTAGCGTACCTTCCCAGTTTTTGCATCTACAACAGTAGACACGTGAAGACGGGGCTTGGCTATTGCTCTAAGATAATCACATTCCTATAAAGGCAGCAGTAACAAGCGGTTAGCATAAAGCACCCATGAAACATGCAAGAACTACCAGATATATAGTAAAAATGTAAAAAAGATTCAACAAATTACAAAATACAACTGTTGTGTTCTTCAATGCAATAAATTTTGACTTATTAAAAAGGAATTATCTAATTGTAGCCCTTAGGTGTAAACTTAGAAaatttttatacataattatttgtATTGTAAGGTAGTAAGTGAAGTGGTTAAGAAGAGTTAGTGGGTAGTTATCAAGAAAGTACAACTATATGATGCATGTCCTAAAATTTTAAACATAGCCCTTAGGGCTACAATCAGAAATATCCACTTAGAAAACACAACTTTGATGTCACACTCTAAAAACTACAAGAAGTTACTCTAAGCTTAAAGTAGGGAAAAAGAGTGTAATCTAACTGTCAGTATTATGAAACATCGTGAACATTAATTAACACTTTATTTGTGTACCGCAGAGCTTAAAAAATTGTGGAACAAAATGATTCTTGGGGACCAGCTAACTATTTCAGGTTTTACCTGCAACATAAAGAAAAAAATAGCATAAAAATCAAGGATCAAACTTTAGATAAGATATAACGATATGTATTAGCATGATTTAAATGACGACTAAATGAGCAGGTGAACGCCGTTAAACTGTTTCTTAGTGATTTTTTATTTAGCCTGAGAGTAATCCAAAACCTTTGCTTGATATAAGGTTTGCAGTACTTAAACACTTAAAAAAAAAGAACTGTATGGGTCCATAAGGAGCACGTACATATCCAATACGTAAAATTGCGGCTTCTTTGTCATTTTCCCAACTGGATACCACTAAACCATAAGAGAGTAGATGACCAAGTTAGAACTAGAACGTTCACAAACAAAATGTTATTGTCATGAAGAACATGTAACATACCGACCTGAAGGTAAATGATTATCACCACTATTTTGACTCCCAAATGTTCTTAATGAAGGTAACGCAGTCCCTATGAATAATATGCTTGTTAGAAGTCCACAAAACTGAACAAGAAACTTTATCTAACTCTTAAAAGTTAAGATCCAGAAAAAACTGAAAACTGAAATATACTAAAGCTCTTCTTATTACAAGTCTAGATTTTTACACAATTGAATGAAGTGAGCAGCACGATTCAACCTGAATATTTTTATTATGGACTAATTGTTTTGGCAAGATTCCTTGCCTTCGTGTACTTTATCCTTTTCTTTTATATATtgatttgcctttcaaaaaaaaaaaaaaaaaaaaaaattattatggaCTAAAGCAGTGTAAAGTGTAGTCATACACCAGAGCAGGATATATTACTCTATATATCTAAATGGCATAGGCCAAATGAATAGTACCACTCACACTTCCCACAAATTCACCTCGAACTTTTTATATCTTCACAATTCAACCCCGCCCTTTATAATacttaactttatagcttttataaacttaccacaaagttttcacattttataatttaaccattaaaTTTCTCATTCATAataaatcgaccacataattaCTCTATAAATCTAAATGGCATAGGCCAAATGAATAGTTACACGCATAATTTTCACAAATTCACCTCGAACGTTTATATTTTCACAATTCAACCCCGCCCTTTATAATacttaactttatagcttttacaaacttaccacaaagttttcacattttataatttaaccattaaaacttcccattcattataaatcgaccacataatttttactaactaacaactattcattttttcaaccacataatttttcactttattattgtttaactttttccttattataaattaactacgtaacacattatatatatatatatatatatatatatatatatatatatatatatatatatatatatagacaaaggcTTTATGAATAGCTCTTCCCCATGTTTTAATCGTTTGTACGTCGTGCAAAAAGGTTGTACCCACAATGACACCACACTAAACATTGACAACCATTATAAACTTTAGGGCGCCAAATATAAATTCCTAGGGTAAAAAAATGTAAACTCCATAGGGGTCTAAAGTTAAACTTCAAGGGCCAAATCGTAACTTCTTTATTTTCCATAAAACTCCCCAACAAATCCACCTAAATTTTTAACAGCCTTTAAATTTTCGTACGATTCGGGATAGGTTTAACCGACATAACCgttaaacacgaaataatttttttttttttaggaaaaggGGACGGCACCCCGGAGAATTTTATACCATCAAaaaacacgaaataattttacgaaccaaacaaaacaaattatatccgaaacggagtcccgacgcgaagcgagggctcctccACTAGTTTGGACTAATAAGAAACAATTTTGTATATGCCGTTAGATTGTATTTGGTTGAGAATAGTTTACCATATGAATCTTCCATATTCCGAATAAATGCCAACTGAAGCAGAGCTCCTGCATTGTAACCAACATAACAATATTACTAAACATTGTTTTAAACATGTatcacttaaaaaaaaaaaaaaaaaaaaaaaaaaacacacacacacaagaTGGCCTACTGGTACGCGCCCTAATATTCTCACAAGAGGTCTCGGGTTTAAACCTCATTAGCAGCACATTTTGAGGTGCTGGCCAGGAAAAGGTTGGAAAACGGTAACGAAATAACACGGTTAGACCACGTAGGATAACTAGAGAACCTAATTGGTTTACCTTTAACTTGTTCAACGGTCATTGCAATTAGGTTTACGTTATCTTTCCAACCATTCCCTTAGACAAAAGACCTCTTTTGTTGTCGCTTGACTACACAATAGGTCTACCACATAACCATGTTATAAATGGGAATATCATTGTGTATGCTAAGGATAAGGTAATCTTCACTGTGAAGTCTGCCTCATTTAAGTTATACGATTGCAACCGGTATCAAAGTTGTTGCTACCCTAGATCATAATTCAATTTGCTTACATGTCCTCGGTCAGATCTGATTTTAGTCAAACAATATCCAGTTAACTATAATATGAAACAGCCAGAATTTAACCCTAAAAATCGACGAAATAGCCAAATTCTCGTAATACAGTCACAGATCATCAACTATGGCCACTCAGTGAGCTAATTAATCAACACTAACACAATCACTCGGCAAACATTTGAGTTGTATGACtcttatcaatatttataatttattcAATAATTATTACTACAAGTTTAAAGGTTATTGATCCTTTGTTGCTTTTTCTTCACGCTTAGTAACAACAAAATGAAATCGAATCAATCTggtaaaattaaactatatataCATAACCAGGAATGGGTTCAATTATTCAATCTACATTTCTAAGCACTGTACCAATTAAGTCAACAGAAAACTGTAAAATTAGAGGAGGATGATAACTACTGACATCAATCACGATCACAAGTACAACTTACGATAAATTGAAGTTGGcgatataattataattaggaactaatgataaaaataaatatattaccaAAAAGCATTCCGATAGTGACGAGTGTAAGTAAAGCGATAACGATTCTCATCGCATTAGAAGCCATGTCGATTGCCGTATCCGAATCAGTTTCCGGATCGGATGTTTGGTATTCAACTCCGGTTCTCTCTCTTTTCCTCACAGTGTTATTTTcacatgttttatttttatttatttattacgacAATAAATATTGAATAAAACGAGGCGGGGTTCGCGCGCTGCTTAAAAAGTGCTAGCGATTTaactaaaataaaaaattaaaaaatattatatattttaaaccgtgTAATAGCTAACGTATTTATTCATGTATACTATCCTATCAACTTTATCCAAATGATAAAGACATaataggcaaaaaaaaaaaatgatgaacatTGCTCGTCCAATGGGAATccgggaaaaaaaaattaaaatgatgaatagtggaaaatataaaaaaaaaactattgaTGAATAGTACTCGGCCAATAAGAATGCTaatctgtagtgacctgaactttttcatgtttatatatatattaaatgaaattgttatttacatgattaagtgtttccaacatgttaagcaatcaaacttgttaagacttgattaattgaaataggtttcatatagacaattgaccacccaagttgaccggtgattcacgaacgttaaaacttgtaaaaactatatgatgacatatatatgattatatatatatagttaacatgatattatgataagtaagtatctcattaggtattttaacaatgagttatatacataaaattgagtttattgaattaagaaactcgaaacgatatatataacgattatcgttataacaacgtcttactaaatacatatgaatcatattaagatattgatacactatgtttaatcatgataaatgataagtaaacatgtcatcaagtgtattaacaatgaactacatatgtaaaaacaagactactgacttaatgatttcgaatcgagacatatatgtaacggttatcgttgtaacgacatttaactgtatatatatcatactaagatatattatatatcataatatcatgataatgtaataatttaacatctctttagatataataaacaatgggttaacaacatttaacaagatcgttaacctaaaggtttcaaaacaacatttacatgtaacgactaacgatgacttaacgactcagttaaaatgtatatacatgtagtgttttaatatgtattcatacacttttgaaagacttcaagacacttatcaaagtacttctacttaacaaaaatgcttacaattacatcctcattcattttcatcaacaattctactcgtatgcacccgtattcgtactcgtacaatacacaacttttagatgtatgtactattggtatatacacttcaatgatcagctcttagcagcccatgtgagtcacctaacacatgtgggaaccatcatttggcaactagcatgaaatatctcataaaattacaaaaatattagtaatcattcatgacttatttacaagtaaacaaaattacacatcctttatatctaatccatatatcaacgaccaaaaacacctacaaacactttcattcttcaattttcttcatctaattgatctctctcaagttctatcttcaagttctaagtgttcttcataaatt comes from Rutidosis leptorrhynchoides isolate AG116_Rl617_1_P2 chromosome 4, CSIRO_AGI_Rlap_v1, whole genome shotgun sequence and encodes:
- the LOC139839980 gene encoding prolyl 4-hydroxylase 1 → MASNAMRIVIALLTLVTIGMLFGALLQLAFIRNMEDSYGTALPSLRTFGSQNSGDNHLPSVVSSWENDKEAAILRIGYVKPEIVSWSPRIILFHNFLSSAECDYLRAIAKPRLHVSTVVDAKTGKGVKSNVRTSSGMFLNHEERKHPMIHAIEKRIATYSQIPAENGELIQVLRYEPNQFYRPHHDYFSDTFNLKRGGQRVATMLMYLTDNVEGGETFFPKAVSGECSCGGKMVKGLCVKPNKGDAVLFWSMGLDGESDPDSIHGGCEVLSGEKWSATKWMRQKATS